One region of Streptomyces davaonensis JCM 4913 genomic DNA includes:
- a CDS encoding ABC transporter permease translates to MISRQSVTVGLHRGRLELRQMMRSPREYLGHLTNPAFFLLTASLQGGTIPGSGVDSSRLVVAGGIASMLVLVAVSWLPQQLANDREDGTMLRLRGTPGGLSAYIVSKTLGVTVVALFCALLLLLGGAVFTGSGFPDSLARWVTLAWVLVLGLVALALLGAAVGALLPNPRQALAWVMIPVLGLLFVSGVFFPVTTMPRWLQIVGEVFPLKWIAQGVRSALLPENALAAETGQSWQHWETAGVLTAWIVVGLLIAPRLLLRASRRESGSRLAARREALAQRAY, encoded by the coding sequence ATGATCAGCCGTCAGTCCGTCACGGTGGGCCTGCACCGGGGGCGCCTGGAGCTGCGGCAGATGATGCGCAGCCCGCGCGAGTACCTGGGCCATCTGACCAATCCGGCCTTCTTCCTCCTCACAGCCTCCTTGCAGGGCGGCACCATCCCGGGCAGCGGCGTGGACTCGTCCCGTCTGGTCGTCGCGGGCGGCATCGCCTCGATGCTGGTCCTGGTCGCCGTGTCCTGGCTGCCCCAGCAGCTGGCCAACGACCGGGAGGACGGCACGATGCTGCGCCTGCGGGGCACGCCCGGCGGCCTGTCGGCGTACATCGTCTCGAAGACGCTGGGGGTCACCGTGGTGGCTCTGTTCTGCGCGCTGCTGCTTCTGCTGGGCGGCGCGGTGTTCACCGGTTCGGGCTTCCCGGACTCGCTCGCCCGATGGGTCACGCTGGCGTGGGTGCTCGTTCTCGGGCTGGTCGCGCTCGCCCTGCTCGGCGCGGCGGTGGGCGCCCTGCTGCCCAACCCGCGCCAGGCGCTCGCCTGGGTGATGATCCCTGTCCTCGGGCTGCTGTTCGTCTCCGGTGTGTTCTTCCCGGTCACGACCATGCCTCGGTGGCTCCAGATCGTCGGCGAGGTCTTCCCGCTGAAGTGGATCGCGCAGGGCGTGCGGTCCGCGCTGCTGCCGGAGAACGCGCTGGCCGCCGAGACGGGCCAGAGCTGGCAGCACTGGGAGACGGCGGGGGTGCTGACGGCGTGGATCGTCGTCGGTCTGCTGATCGCTCCGCGGCTGCTGCTCAGGGCCTCCCGCAGGGAGTCGGGCAGCCGACTGGCGGCCCGCCGCGAGGCGCTCGCGCAGCGCGCCTACTGA
- a CDS encoding M16 family metallopeptidase — protein sequence MITQTGASFRSAEEIGRTVAGPRPLPPLDGRTAHTMPMPLDTVLPNGLRVIAVRRPSVPMVELRMALPLPASTYGEAATAEVVAATLLRGTPGGGRGRSLSDPAGQGISLDASRSAGRLNIVASAPGPALGTLLDTLAGALTSASYDEEDIVGARARMPRQIAVIRAQPQVIAQEALLAHCYGEVPALQEVPLAAEAERVTADRVRRTHRAWVRPRGAVLVLVGDLDPERAVVHVAAATAGWQDTGAPAPAPELPAPRGGVALVPRAGAVQSQIRLARHTVSRSDDRFPALSLAALAFGGYFSSRLVMNIRETKGLAYRTDCGFQDHLDRLALTVDADTATDVTVRAYGEILAELRRLADSPPSAAEIDAAREYTIGMAMLALTSQAGFAGSVLTAVTLGHEPDRVIRFPELLREVTTGEVAAAAGAFFSPGAFSGVIVGDAEQLEPGLRALHDRLKAHD from the coding sequence TTGATCACCCAAACCGGAGCGTCCTTCAGAAGCGCCGAGGAGATCGGTCGTACGGTCGCCGGGCCCCGTCCGCTGCCGCCGCTCGACGGCCGCACCGCGCACACGATGCCGATGCCCCTCGACACCGTCCTGCCGAACGGCCTGCGGGTGATCGCCGTCCGGCGTCCGTCCGTTCCGATGGTCGAGCTGAGGATGGCGCTGCCGCTCCCGGCGAGTACGTACGGCGAGGCCGCGACGGCAGAGGTGGTGGCCGCGACGCTGTTGCGGGGCACTCCCGGCGGCGGCCGGGGACGGTCACTGAGCGACCCGGCCGGCCAGGGCATCAGCCTGGACGCGAGCCGTTCTGCAGGCCGGCTGAACATCGTGGCCTCCGCTCCCGGACCCGCCCTGGGCACGCTTCTCGACACGCTGGCCGGTGCGTTGACCTCGGCGTCGTACGACGAGGAGGACATCGTCGGGGCCCGTGCCAGGATGCCGCGGCAGATCGCGGTCATCCGGGCGCAGCCGCAGGTGATCGCTCAGGAGGCCCTGCTCGCGCACTGCTACGGAGAGGTCCCGGCGCTTCAGGAGGTGCCCCTGGCCGCCGAGGCGGAGCGGGTCACCGCGGACCGGGTGCGCCGGACGCACCGGGCATGGGTCCGTCCCCGCGGTGCCGTCCTGGTGCTGGTCGGTGACCTGGACCCGGAGCGGGCGGTGGTCCATGTGGCGGCGGCCACCGCCGGGTGGCAGGACACGGGGGCGCCCGCTCCCGCCCCGGAGTTGCCCGCCCCACGCGGCGGTGTCGCACTGGTGCCGCGGGCCGGTGCCGTGCAGTCGCAGATCAGACTGGCCCGGCACACGGTCTCCCGCTCCGACGACCGCTTCCCCGCGCTGAGCCTCGCGGCCCTGGCGTTCGGCGGGTACTTCTCCTCACGGCTGGTCATGAACATCCGGGAGACCAAGGGGCTCGCCTACCGCACCGACTGCGGGTTCCAGGACCACCTGGACCGGCTGGCGCTCACCGTGGACGCCGACACCGCCACCGACGTCACCGTCCGGGCGTACGGCGAGATCCTCGCCGAACTGCGGCGCCTGGCGGACTCCCCGCCCTCCGCCGCGGAGATCGACGCGGCCCGCGAGTACACCATCGGCATGGCCATGCTCGCCCTCACCTCGCAGGCGGGGTTCGCCGGAAGCGTGCTGACCGCGGTGACCCTGGGCCATGAGCCGGACCGGGTGATCCGGTTCCCGGAGCTGCTGCGGGAGGTGACGACCGGTGAGGTCGCCGCGGCTGCGGGCGCGTTCTTCAGCCCGGGGGCGTTCAGCGGTGTGATCGTCGGGGACGCGGAACAGCTGGAACCAGGTCTGCGCGCGCTGCACGACCGGCTGAAAGCTCACGACTAG
- a CDS encoding DUF881 domain-containing protein gives MSNSADFPPPGSSPVRGRRVKPVRLLTAAVFALAGLIFFTSFNTAKGTNIRTDASLLKLSDLIHERSLKNGELDESNATLREDVESLAERDDGSTKAEDEKLAGLEKSAGTQKLKGEAITVTLNDAPPDATAKLPGYPEPQPDYLVIHQQDLQAVVNALWQGGAKGIKVMDQRLISTSAVRCVGNTLILQGRVYSPPYKITAVGEPGKLQQALAESAAIQNYMVYVNVYGLGWKVTEDGTVTLPGYSGTVDLQYAQPVE, from the coding sequence TTGAGCAATTCTGCCGACTTCCCCCCACCGGGATCCAGTCCTGTCCGCGGGCGTCGTGTGAAGCCCGTGCGGCTGCTCACGGCTGCCGTTTTCGCTCTCGCGGGCCTCATCTTCTTCACGAGTTTCAATACGGCCAAGGGCACCAATATCCGTACGGACGCGTCCTTGTTGAAGCTTTCGGACCTGATCCATGAGCGGAGCCTGAAGAACGGCGAGCTGGACGAGTCCAACGCCACGCTGCGTGAGGACGTCGAGTCGCTGGCCGAGCGGGACGACGGCAGCACCAAGGCCGAGGACGAGAAGCTCGCGGGGCTGGAGAAGAGCGCGGGCACCCAGAAGCTCAAGGGTGAGGCGATCACCGTCACGCTGAACGACGCCCCGCCGGACGCCACCGCCAAGCTCCCCGGCTATCCCGAGCCGCAGCCCGACTACCTGGTCATCCACCAGCAGGATCTCCAGGCCGTGGTGAACGCCCTGTGGCAGGGCGGCGCCAAGGGCATCAAGGTCATGGACCAGCGGCTGATCTCCACGAGTGCCGTGCGCTGCGTCGGCAACACCCTGATCCTCCAGGGTCGCGTCTACTCGCCGCCGTACAAGATCACCGCGGTGGGTGAGCCGGGGAAGCTTCAGCAGGCGCTCGCGGAGAGTGCGGCGATCCAGAACTACATGGTCTACGTCAATGTGTACGGGCTGGGCTGGAAAGTCACCGAGGACGGGACGGTGACTCTTCCCGGTTACTCGGGCACAGTGGACCTTCAGTACGCCCAGCCCGTGGAGTGA
- a CDS encoding flavoprotein, with protein sequence MADLMDGGGQAGVAGGPAPAFGARKVLFVGTGAMGVMFMPMWVNWVRTAYPDVELRCVVTRSAERFVTRAAITAFAGAEVLQDVWSEEPETGARHVDLAHWADAVVVHPATFHFVSRLALGVADTPVLLALQCTSAPIGIAPALPPGGIGSPAYRQHITALKQRPNVVVVPPQPGFSVTTGRMDASVATPLPEVFRAVEELRARRSTAAAAARGDAVKAAGVGGFRQGGVV encoded by the coding sequence ATGGCTGACCTCATGGACGGGGGCGGGCAGGCCGGGGTGGCGGGCGGTCCGGCCCCCGCGTTCGGCGCGCGGAAGGTGCTGTTCGTCGGTACCGGCGCCATGGGTGTGATGTTCATGCCGATGTGGGTCAACTGGGTCCGTACGGCGTATCCCGATGTCGAGTTGCGCTGCGTGGTGACGCGGTCCGCCGAACGGTTCGTCACTCGTGCGGCGATCACCGCGTTCGCCGGTGCCGAGGTGCTCCAGGACGTGTGGTCCGAGGAGCCGGAGACCGGCGCCCGGCATGTGGACCTGGCCCACTGGGCGGATGCGGTCGTGGTGCATCCGGCGACGTTCCACTTCGTGAGCAGGCTCGCGCTCGGCGTCGCCGACACGCCCGTCCTGCTCGCCCTTCAGTGCACCTCCGCACCGATCGGCATCGCCCCGGCCCTCCCGCCGGGCGGCATCGGCTCCCCGGCGTATCGGCAGCACATCACGGCATTGAAGCAGCGCCCCAACGTGGTGGTCGTCCCGCCCCAGCCCGGTTTCAGCGTGACGACGGGCCGCATGGACGCGTCGGTGGCCACGCCGTTGCCGGAGGTCTTCCGCGCGGTCGAGGAACTGCGCGCACGCCGATCGACAGCGGCTGCCGCCGCGCGGGGTGACGCCGTGAAAGCCGCGGGGGTGGGCGGCTTTCGGCAGGGTGGCGTCGTATGA
- the crgA gene encoding cell division protein CrgA, whose translation MPKSRIRKKADYTPPPAKQATAIKLTSRAWVAPVMLAMFVIGLAWIVVFYVTDGSLPIDALGNWNIVVGFGFIAAGFGVSTQWK comes from the coding sequence GTGCCGAAGTCACGTATCCGCAAGAAGGCCGACTACACGCCGCCGCCGGCGAAGCAGGCGACCGCCATCAAGCTGACCAGCCGCGCCTGGGTCGCACCCGTGATGCTGGCCATGTTCGTCATCGGGCTGGCCTGGATCGTGGTGTTCTACGTGACCGACGGCTCCCTGCCCATCGACGCTCTGGGCAACTGGAACATCGTGGTCGGCTTCGGGTTCATCGCCGCCGGATTCGGCGTCTCCACGCAGTGGAAGTAG
- a CDS encoding helix-turn-helix domain-containing protein, producing MPRPPAMPASDKLKIVIDVLSGRHTLAEAARQASVSEQSVGNWKRQFLEGGRTALEGGASRNAQRERELLAEISELKTALGEAYVQLRVRRKSGEYRSVPSPTLRRSEKTPGSTSQGSAAPWASRGALTRAGAPATGSRQAPNGRR from the coding sequence ATGCCACGCCCTCCAGCGATGCCTGCTTCCGACAAGCTCAAGATAGTGATCGACGTCCTTTCCGGTCGGCACACGCTCGCCGAGGCCGCCCGACAGGCGAGCGTCTCCGAGCAGTCCGTCGGAAATTGGAAGAGACAGTTCCTCGAAGGGGGCCGCACGGCCCTCGAAGGGGGTGCCTCACGCAACGCTCAGCGCGAGCGTGAACTGCTCGCCGAGATATCAGAACTCAAGACCGCGCTCGGTGAAGCGTATGTACAGCTGAGAGTCCGCAGGAAATCCGGGGAGTACCGTTCGGTCCCTTCCCCGACCTTGAGGCGATCCGAAAAGACGCCGGGCTCAACGTCTCAAGGTTCTGCAGCACCCTGGGCATCCCGAGGCGCACTTACACGCGCTGGCGCTCCAGCCACGGGCTCGCGTCAGGCGCCGAACGGCAGACGGTGA
- a CDS encoding rhomboid family intramembrane serine protease codes for MDQAPDSAQQAQSLPGCYRHPDRETGVRCTRCERPICPECMVSASVGFQCPDCVRTGSGTGHPPTAAQPRTVAGGNLTADPHLVTKILIGACLAAYLVQMAVGDSFTDNFSLIGQAYVPHFGDVEGVAEGQSYRLLTSMFLHGSVIHLLFNMLSLWWLGGPLEAALGRARYLALYFVSGLAGSALAYLLAEPNTATLGASGAIFGLFGATAVLMRRLNYDMRPIIALLAINLIFTFSPGFNISWQAHIGGLVAGVVIGYGMVHAPRERRALIQYGTVALVLAVVIGLTLLRTAQLT; via the coding sequence ATGGACCAGGCGCCAGACAGTGCGCAGCAGGCCCAGAGCCTGCCCGGCTGCTACCGGCACCCGGACCGCGAGACCGGCGTGCGCTGCACGCGCTGCGAGCGTCCGATCTGCCCCGAGTGCATGGTCAGCGCCTCCGTCGGCTTCCAGTGCCCCGACTGCGTCCGCACCGGCTCCGGCACCGGACATCCGCCCACCGCGGCCCAGCCCCGCACGGTGGCGGGCGGCAACCTCACGGCCGACCCGCACCTGGTCACCAAGATCCTCATCGGCGCCTGCCTCGCGGCCTACCTGGTCCAGATGGCTGTCGGCGACAGCTTCACGGACAACTTCAGCCTCATCGGACAGGCCTACGTCCCCCACTTCGGCGATGTCGAGGGCGTCGCCGAAGGACAGTCGTACCGGCTGCTGACGTCGATGTTCCTGCACGGCAGCGTCATCCACCTGCTGTTCAACATGCTCAGCCTGTGGTGGCTAGGCGGTCCCCTGGAAGCAGCCCTCGGCCGCGCCCGTTACCTGGCGCTCTACTTCGTGTCCGGCCTGGCGGGCAGCGCCCTTGCGTACCTGCTGGCCGAACCGAACACCGCCACCCTCGGCGCCTCCGGCGCGATCTTCGGCCTCTTTGGCGCCACCGCCGTGCTGATGCGCCGCCTGAACTACGACATGCGGCCCATCATCGCCCTGCTGGCGATCAACCTGATCTTCACCTTCAGCCCCGGCTTCAACATCTCCTGGCAGGCCCATATCGGCGGCCTCGTCGCGGGCGTCGTCATCGGCTACGGCATGGTCCACGCCCCGCGCGAGCGGCGGGCGCTGATCCAGTACGGGACCGTCGCGCTGGTGCTGGCGGTGGTCATCGGCCTGACCCTGTTGAGGACCGCCCAGCTCACCTGA
- a CDS encoding DUF5324 family protein produces MTRKDSVRAAAGSAKDSVRHAAEVVAPYAGTAKDQAAHYAHEARVRIAPKVSQAAGLAAEQARVQYDAHVAPRLEQARTHVPPKVDHAAQEAAARTRVAARQAAEYSRPRLEHAVAVAVPVRDEAAARSMAALVALRGQVPAEEIQKLARKHDRRSRAGRFAKTLLVLGLLAGGAFAAWKWWDKQANPDWLVEPPAATEVPEASHLTSVDGSEPVLDPEVEAKEAEEAANRDERP; encoded by the coding sequence GTGACCCGCAAAGACAGCGTGCGCGCCGCAGCCGGCTCGGCGAAGGACAGCGTGCGGCACGCCGCGGAAGTGGTGGCGCCCTACGCCGGTACGGCCAAGGACCAGGCCGCGCACTACGCGCACGAGGCGCGCGTACGTATCGCGCCGAAGGTGTCCCAGGCTGCCGGGCTGGCCGCGGAGCAGGCCCGTGTGCAGTACGACGCCCATGTGGCGCCGCGTCTGGAGCAAGCCCGTACTCATGTACCGCCGAAGGTCGACCACGCCGCGCAGGAGGCAGCGGCCCGTACCCGTGTCGCCGCCCGGCAGGCGGCCGAGTATTCGCGGCCGAGGCTGGAGCATGCCGTGGCGGTGGCTGTGCCGGTGCGGGACGAGGCCGCCGCCCGGAGTATGGCCGCGCTGGTCGCGCTGCGCGGTCAGGTCCCGGCCGAGGAGATTCAGAAGCTGGCCCGCAAGCACGACCGCCGGTCGAGGGCCGGGCGGTTCGCGAAGACGCTGCTGGTGCTGGGTCTCCTCGCGGGCGGTGCCTTCGCCGCCTGGAAGTGGTGGGACAAGCAGGCCAACCCGGACTGGCTGGTCGAGCCCCCCGCCGCCACGGAGGTGCCTGAGGCGAGTCATCTCACCTCGGTGGACGGCAGCGAGCCCGTTCTGGACCCCGAGGTCGAGGCGAAGGAGGCCGAGGAGGCCGCGAACCGCGACGAACGTCCGTGA
- a CDS encoding LLM class flavin-dependent oxidoreductase: MATSTHTSIMYPVMPTDIGQVLPVARLLQRRGAGRLWVGQSLRLDTHQIFAALAGMGVRVPMGSGVTLAPLRHPYDAAVQARSVAAFSGFPYVAGIGPATPDFQRALHGSAYRKPLTAMREYVTVMRGLLQGEVVRHEGEYHSLEAEMFALEAPRVEIGLGVLRPRMARMAGAVADVAVTWMTPAGYVGDTLVPALADGAAEAGRKAPRVATVVHVAVARPGRDIRSAARAGAGAHLRADHYTDMLRRGGVEAYPDDPDAGADALVEAGVFVTGTPDGIAAELDRYRESGVDEVVLNPAGVLNTEGLGAGMRDLQEILAAVDRRHG, encoded by the coding sequence GTGGCCACCTCGACACACACCAGCATCATGTACCCGGTCATGCCCACCGACATCGGGCAGGTCCTCCCCGTGGCCCGCCTGTTGCAGCGCCGCGGGGCGGGACGGCTATGGGTCGGCCAGTCCTTGCGGCTGGACACCCACCAGATCTTCGCGGCCCTGGCGGGCATGGGCGTACGGGTGCCGATGGGCAGCGGCGTGACGCTCGCGCCCCTGCGCCATCCCTACGACGCCGCCGTTCAGGCGCGTTCCGTGGCCGCGTTCTCCGGTTTCCCCTACGTCGCGGGCATCGGGCCGGCGACACCGGACTTCCAGCGGGCGCTGCACGGTTCGGCGTACCGCAAGCCGCTGACCGCCATGCGGGAGTACGTCACCGTCATGCGCGGTCTGCTCCAGGGCGAGGTGGTGCGCCATGAGGGCGAGTACCACTCTCTGGAGGCGGAGATGTTCGCCCTGGAGGCGCCGCGGGTCGAGATCGGCCTCGGGGTGCTGCGGCCGCGGATGGCGCGCATGGCGGGGGCGGTCGCGGATGTCGCCGTGACGTGGATGACGCCCGCGGGCTATGTCGGGGACACGCTGGTGCCGGCTCTGGCCGACGGGGCGGCCGAGGCGGGCCGGAAGGCGCCGCGCGTGGCGACGGTCGTCCATGTGGCGGTGGCCCGCCCGGGACGTGACATCCGGTCGGCCGCGCGGGCGGGGGCGGGTGCCCATCTGCGGGCCGATCACTACACGGACATGCTGCGCAGGGGCGGTGTGGAGGCGTATCCCGACGATCCTGACGCGGGTGCGGACGCGCTCGTCGAGGCGGGTGTGTTCGTCACCGGAACGCCCGACGGGATCGCGGCGGAGCTGGACCGCTACCGGGAGAGCGGGGTCGACGAGGTCGTGCTCAATCCGGCCGGGGTGCTGAACACCGAGGGGCTGGGCGCGGGGATGCGTGACCTCCAGGAGATTCTCGCCGCGGTGGACCGGCGTCATGGCTGA
- a CDS encoding peptidylprolyl isomerase: MAEQLYATLKTSQGDIELRLLPNHAPRTVRNFVELAQGEREWTHPATGERSSGHLYDGTIFHRVISGFMIQGGDPLGTGIGGPGYEFADEFHPDLRFDRPYLLAMANAGPGTNGSQFFITVAPTPHLNRKHTIFGEVVDPASQKVVDAIALAPNNPRTARPVNDIVIESVVVETR; the protein is encoded by the coding sequence GTGGCCGAGCAGCTCTACGCCACCCTGAAGACCAGCCAAGGCGACATCGAACTACGGCTGCTGCCGAACCACGCACCGCGGACGGTCCGGAACTTCGTCGAGCTCGCCCAGGGCGAACGGGAGTGGACGCACCCCGCCACCGGTGAACGGTCCTCCGGCCACCTCTACGACGGCACGATCTTCCACCGGGTGATCAGCGGCTTCATGATCCAGGGCGGAGACCCGCTGGGCACGGGCATCGGCGGGCCCGGCTACGAATTCGCGGACGAGTTCCACCCCGACCTGCGCTTCGACCGGCCGTATCTGCTGGCCATGGCCAACGCGGGCCCGGGCACCAACGGCTCGCAGTTCTTCATCACCGTCGCCCCGACCCCGCACCTGAACCGCAAGCACACCATCTTCGGCGAGGTCGTCGACCCGGCGAGCCAGAAGGTCGTGGACGCCATCGCCCTCGCCCCGAACAACCCGCGCACCGCCCGCCCGGTCAACGACATCGTCATCGAGTCCGTGGTGGTCGAGACCCGCTAG
- a CDS encoding aminoglycoside phosphotransferase family protein: MTEAGAVDGFVGAPVEEFETGFQRTAVYRVGGGCVIVRRAGVDRPTPLAASQEAVAALGALRTRDVRLVLPVAVGDALYYRVPGTGVAAKLSVPGDHATSPVHAAAALRGTGAVLRQLHAEVPVTLARTGPPGPARLAAWLRSAPESAGPRAAGALHSVALRLLGSGRWSRVLGWCEELADRRAGDVFLHGAASLGSVVVGPEAPHGWLMIGEESARGPADHDLGWLLGEFVEWRMTLGRPVPPGAVPMDPEVYGTTRAGLLRGYGPPTDPVAAGRSAVLRVLTHAHDFAAYMGWHPELLEYLAVIAELIDDEGARALSAP, encoded by the coding sequence ATGACCGAGGCCGGTGCGGTGGACGGTTTCGTCGGTGCGCCGGTCGAGGAGTTCGAGACCGGGTTTCAGCGCACGGCCGTGTACCGGGTCGGCGGCGGTTGTGTGATCGTCCGCAGGGCGGGCGTCGACCGGCCCACCCCGCTGGCGGCCAGCCAGGAGGCGGTGGCCGCGCTGGGCGCGCTGCGGACGCGGGACGTGCGGCTGGTGCTGCCGGTGGCGGTCGGCGACGCCCTGTACTACCGGGTGCCCGGCACCGGCGTGGCCGCGAAGCTGTCCGTGCCCGGTGACCACGCCACTTCGCCCGTGCACGCGGCCGCCGCGCTGCGGGGCACCGGTGCTGTCCTCAGGCAGCTGCACGCCGAGGTTCCCGTGACGCTGGCGCGCACGGGTCCGCCGGGCCCGGCGCGGCTGGCGGCGTGGCTGCGTTCCGCCCCGGAGTCCGCGGGGCCGCGCGCCGCCGGGGCGCTGCACTCGGTGGCGCTGCGTCTGCTGGGCTCGGGCCGCTGGAGCCGTGTGCTCGGCTGGTGCGAGGAGTTGGCGGACCGCCGCGCGGGGGACGTCTTCCTGCACGGGGCCGCGAGCCTGGGCTCGGTCGTCGTGGGACCCGAGGCCCCGCACGGCTGGCTGATGATCGGCGAGGAGTCGGCCCGTGGCCCCGCCGACCACGATCTGGGCTGGCTGCTCGGCGAGTTCGTGGAGTGGCGGATGACGCTCGGCCGACCCGTGCCTCCCGGGGCGGTGCCGATGGACCCCGAGGTCTACGGGACGACCCGCGCCGGACTGCTGCGCGGATACGGCCCGCCGACCGACCCGGTCGCGGCCGGCCGTTCCGCCGTACTCCGTGTCCTCACCCACGCGCACGACTTCGCCGCGTACATGGGCTGGCATCCCGAACTGCTGGAGTATCTGGCGGTCATCGCGGAGCTGATCGACGACGAGGGCGCCCGCGCTTTGTCCGCGCCGTGA
- a CDS encoding class E sortase yields the protein MRLVVRTVSELCITVGAVIVLFVVYVLFWTGVKADHVMDDQIDQLQEEWARGSVRPTASGAPGASATAPPEPAPYRDGRPFAIMYIPRLGFTWNKPVLEGTETGTLKKGLGHYARTARLGQKGNFSVAGHRRTYGDPFKDFPRLRAGDAVVLTDGTTWFTYRIDKGPYKTVPTDIEVIDPLPRKSGYTRAGRYLTLTTCDPEWGHSHRLIVWAHLDSTQPVEAGKPAALRR from the coding sequence GTGCGCCTTGTGGTCAGGACCGTCAGCGAGCTGTGCATCACCGTCGGCGCCGTGATCGTCCTGTTCGTCGTCTATGTGCTGTTCTGGACTGGTGTGAAGGCCGACCATGTCATGGACGACCAGATCGATCAGCTTCAGGAGGAGTGGGCGCGGGGGAGCGTGCGGCCCACGGCGAGCGGGGCGCCGGGTGCTTCCGCGACTGCTCCGCCGGAGCCGGCGCCGTACCGGGACGGCAGGCCTTTCGCGATCATGTACATCCCGCGGCTTGGTTTCACGTGGAACAAGCCGGTGCTGGAGGGCACGGAGACCGGCACCTTGAAGAAGGGGCTCGGTCACTACGCGCGGACCGCGCGGCTCGGACAGAAGGGCAACTTCTCGGTCGCGGGTCATCGGCGGACGTACGGGGACCCGTTCAAGGACTTCCCGAGGCTGCGCGCCGGGGACGCGGTGGTGCTGACGGACGGGACGACCTGGTTCACGTACCGCATCGACAAGGGCCCCTACAAAACCGTGCCGACGGACATTGAGGTGATCGACCCTCTGCCACGTAAATCGGGGTACACGCGTGCGGGCCGCTATCTGACACTCACCACGTGCGATCCGGAGTGGGGGCACAGTCACCGGCTGATCGTGTGGGCGCATCTGGACTCCACACAGCCTGTGGAGGCCGGGAAACCAGCGGCCCTGCGCCGTTAG
- a CDS encoding ABC transporter ATP-binding protein, with translation MRYGARDVLDGVDLDVRRGEVLALLGPNGAGKSTTIEILEGFRRRSGGQVSVLGVDPEDASDDWRARVGIVVQSWRDHARWQVGELLEHFARYYPDPRSPGELLDAVGLTAQARQECRLLSGGQRRRLDVALGIIGRPELLFLDEPTTGFDPESRRDFHRLIERLRAAEGMTILLTTHDLAEAERLSDSIAILVGGRLIASGPVAGLAERIQAQAEVRWVQDGVRQSLLTTDPSQAVWELHQEFDGPVPGLEVRRPTLEDTYLGMLRQENA, from the coding sequence ATGCGTTATGGAGCACGCGATGTGCTCGACGGCGTGGACCTGGACGTGCGGCGCGGGGAGGTGCTGGCGCTTCTGGGGCCCAACGGGGCCGGCAAGAGCACCACGATCGAGATCCTCGAAGGGTTTCGGCGCCGGTCCGGCGGCCAGGTCAGCGTGTTGGGAGTCGACCCGGAGGACGCCTCGGACGACTGGCGCGCCCGCGTCGGGATCGTCGTCCAGTCCTGGCGGGACCACGCGCGTTGGCAGGTGGGCGAGCTGCTGGAGCACTTCGCCCGCTACTACCCGGACCCACGCAGTCCGGGGGAGCTGCTCGACGCGGTCGGCCTGACCGCGCAGGCGCGGCAGGAGTGCCGGCTGCTGTCCGGCGGCCAGCGGCGCCGGCTCGATGTCGCCCTGGGCATCATCGGCCGTCCGGAGCTGCTCTTCCTCGACGAACCGACCACCGGATTCGACCCCGAGTCACGGCGTGACTTCCATCGGCTGATCGAGCGGCTCCGTGCGGCGGAGGGCATGACCATCCTGCTCACCACCCATGACCTCGCCGAGGCCGAACGCCTCTCGGACTCGATCGCCATCCTGGTCGGCGGCCGGCTCATCGCGTCGGGCCCCGTGGCGGGGCTCGCCGAGCGGATCCAGGCCCAGGCCGAGGTGCGCTGGGTCCAGGACGGCGTACGGCAGAGCCTGCTGACGACCGACCCGTCCCAGGCGGTGTGGGAGCTGCACCAGGAGTTCGACGGTCCCGTACCCGGCCTGGAGGTGCGCCGCCCGACGCTGGAGGACACCTACCTGGGCATGCTGCGTCAGGAGAACGCATGA